The following are encoded together in the Montipora foliosa isolate CH-2021 chromosome 12, ASM3666993v2, whole genome shotgun sequence genome:
- the LOC137980577 gene encoding uncharacterized protein, whose protein sequence is MYNADGDSCNSSLLFLGSPLASSSPTQLQHNLQTPVPKKRPTRLLNINCQSILKNRESFATILDSTGCDIITGTESWLTDNIKDNEIFPQGYTIYRRDRETGQRGGGVFILINNDLISTRFQHAETKCEIVWARVEISSCKSLFIGSYYRPNAQDAESLAQLDESLARLPKNCHVWLAGDMNLPGIQWPSASIKPNCPTPAQHNIFIDILADHGLSQIVDQPTRGENTLDLIAVNNITLVNRSEVIPGISDHDAVFAEIDIRPQRYKQDKRRIPLYKKADWEKIETQLTITNQYIQDHVNSESTDSLWNKFKSDLHTAIDKHIPHKNCSSRNRSPWISAKIRKLLKKRKRLYRNSKQVRTENKESIKNKLRNLKLQIRKETRTAYWDYVETSHLQQIATLR, encoded by the coding sequence ATGTACAACGCAGACGGAGATTCCTGTAACAGCTCCTTACTCTTTCTTGGCTCTCCACTAGCAAGCTCGTCACCGACCCAACTACAGCACAACCTGCAAACGCCAGTTCCAAAGAAGAGACCAACCAGACTTCTTAATATAAACTGCCAGTCAATCCTCAAGAACCGTGAATCTTTTGCCACTATACTAGATAGTACAGGCTGTGACATAATAACAGGAACTGAGTCATGGCTAACAGATAACATAAAGGATAATGAGATATTTCCTCAGGGCTACACGATATATCGCCGAGATAGAGAAACAGGACAGAGAGGAGGTGGCGTATTCATTCTTATTAATAACGACCTCATCAGCACAAGATTCCAACACGCAGAAACAAAGTGCGAAATAGTTTGGGCGAGAGTCGAGATATCATCATGCAAGTCCTTGTTTATCGGCTCGTACTATCGACCAAATGCCCAAGATGCTGAGAGCCTTGCCCAGCTAGATGAATCCTTGGCTAGACTCCCAAAGAACTGCCACGTATGGCTTGCTGGGGACATGAATCTACCTGGTATCCAATGGCCCTCGGCTAGTATTAAACCAAACTGCCCCACTCCAGCTCAACACAATATATTCATCGATATATTGGCCGACCATGGTTTGTCACAGATTGTTGATCAGCCAACGAGAGGTGAGAACACATTAGATCTTATAGCTGTTAACAACATAACTCTTGTGAACAGAAGTGAGGTTATCCCTGGAATCTCTGACCATGATGCAGTTTTTGCAGAAATCGACATTAGACCCCAAAGATACAAACAGGACAAGAGACGAATACCTCTCTACAAAAAAGCAGACTGGGAAAAAATTGAAACGCAGCTTACCATCACTAATCAATATATCCAAGACCATGTCAACTCCGAAAGCACTGATAGTCTATGGAATAAATTTAAATCTGATCTGCATACAGCTATTGATAAACACATACCACATAAGAACTGTTCTTCACGAAATAGGTCCCCATGGATCTCTGCTAAGATACGAAAACTActcaagaaaaggaaaaggctATATCGTAACAGTAAACAAGTACGAACGGAAAACAAAGAGAGTATTAAGAACAAACTGCGCAACTTAAAGCTTCAGATAAGAAAAGAAACCAGAACTGCTTATTGGGACTATGTAGAAACCAGTCATCTTCAACAAATCGCTACACTCCGCTGA